The DNA segment CTGAGTTCCACCCAAGAGGCGCACTTGGTTGTTGAAcagcaacaccgccgccttAAGCTCACATGCTGCCTCGTCCACGCTTTGGCGATTCGCCTTCTCGACATCCCCGATGCGTCTCAGCAACGTGGCTGCATCCAtctctccttctttgtgtttgtgtaGTTTTCTCGCCGCTTTGCGGGCGTacgtgggggaggggggggggagggggtcggaCGGCACACGTATGGGGCTGGCAGAAGACTCTTAGACGAAGACGGAAAagcagcagagagaaagTAGTGGAACGTCACGAGAGCCTTCGCAGATAAGAGACCAACACGTCAGTACCCCACCTGCTGGGATGGGACAGCAGTACATTCTTCACCAGCTTCGTATCCTCAACAGACTCTGCCACGACAAAGCAACTGTTCACCCCCGCCGAtgtgacggcgacgacaccgGCAATATGCTTCagcttcaccaccaccgccagaTACGGCGTGTTGCGCACGAGAAGATACTTTGACGGCTTTGTTGACACAATGTACCCACGAATCGGTGAAGCCGGGGGAGGTGAGACACTCAGGCACAGCGCCCGTCCAAAAAGCGGAAAACCGTCGAGCGATATCAACGCCTCCTGTGCCGCCGACGATTCTGTAAAGGAGATCATCGCCCGACCCTCTCGCACGTCCACTACAATGTCCTCCACAGATTGCACCCTCTCGAACACCCGCAAAAGCGTGCGCCGAGTATGCTCGACTCCGACGGGAAACGTTACATTTGTCACCTCGATAAACTCCATGTTGTCCGCGCCTGTACTTCTTGATCTGCTGCAGGATAATTTTTCTCTTCGACAAGTAGGATGCCCGCAGGGCCCTGCAAGCGACGAACCAGACATGAAACGCACCCCACAACCACGGCTATAAGGGTCACGGCCGTTGCTCACGACACAGTCCCGAAGCACAGAGAGCAAAGCAGAAACACCATCAGGAAGAGAAGTtggcacagagagacaatATCAGAAAGCAGAGTTGACCATCAAGCCTGAAGAAACATGCCGAAAAAGCGCATTCTCACCCGGCGAGCTGCGGACTTACGAGTTCATACGCTGTCCATAACAAGACCACGTTCCCCACAAACACTCATTTCTCTGTTCTGTTTCATAGTCGTTGTTGGCCTACCTTATCGTatttcacacacacacacacacacaaacaatAACAGTCATCAATCCTTCACGATGGCGCGCTGGTCCAATACAGCTTTTCAGCCGCAAGGCGCCGCTTCAGGAGTTCCAGCTTCTCCGAGGCGTTAACCACAAGGAGGGGCCCTTGCTTACCGACGCTAAAAAGAACATTCAAGTCCTGCAGCGCGACCAGAACGTCTTCGACAATCAGACTTGACACCTTGCTCAGCTCCCCCAACGTCACCGGGGAACCTTGTTCACTGAGCGCGAACACGGcaagcagcacctcctcacGCCAAACTTTACGAAAAAGAGCATTGCCGCTCTTGCTAAGCGGGCGCTCAGGGGTGCCGACCATCCCCTCGAGCCGTGCAATTTCATAGGAGAGTCGGACAAGAAAGCTACCATAGCCTTTTGATCGAAAaggcggcagcaccatcacGCACGATAGCGTGTTCACACAACTAGAGCTGCTCATCCATTCTTTGCTAAAGTAGCCCACAAAGTGAAACCCCTCATCATCGACCTCGAACAGCGCATTGAACGAGAAAAAGTGAACATCATCTAGTGTCACCTTGTCGATGAGAAACAGTTTTGATAGCAAGCAAATTCGTCGTGCCATAGCGGCACAATGTGGCTTTCTACCATcgagcacaaacacacaaagacgACGCTCCTCGTCTCTATAAATCTCATCGCCCGGGATCCAAAATGCATTACTACAACGTTGCAGATGCTGCTGTAAATGGCCCGCATGTGCAAATGTGCACAGGCACGAATCGCAGAGGTAGATGGTGCCTCTGTGGTTGGACAACGAACATGCAGTGTGCTCAGCCACACCACAAAAAGAGTGGCGCGGTG comes from the Leishmania infantum JPCM5 genome chromosome 36 genome and includes:
- a CDS encoding putative U1A small nuclear ribonucleoprotein — translated: MEFIEVTNVTFPVGVEHTRRTLLRVFERVQSVEDIVVDVREGRAMISFTESSAAQEALISLDGFPLFGRALCLSVSPPPASPIRGYIVSTKPSKYLLVRNTPYLAVVVKLKHIAGVVAVTSAGVNSCFVVAESVEDTKLVKNVLLSHPSRWGTDVLVSYLRRLS
- a CDS encoding putative acetyltransferase — encoded protein: MNVVSVQVVSPRHSFCGVAEHTACSLSNHRGTIYLCDSCLCTFAHAGHLQQHLQRCSNAFWIPGDEIYRDEERRLCVFVLDGRKPHCAAMARRICLLSKLFLIDKVTLDDVHFFSFNALFEVDDEGFHFVGYFSKEWMSSSSCVNTLSCVMVLPPFRSKGYGSFLVRLSYEIARLEGMVGTPERPLSKSGNALFRKVWREEVLLAVFALSEQGSPVTLGELSKVSSLIVEDVLVALQDLNVLFSVGKQGPLLVVNASEKLELLKRRLAAEKLYWTSAPS